The genomic interval GCGGTCTACACCAACGGCAGAGCTGCCGCCAGTTTCACCAGCACAGGCCTCACGCCCGAGACGAGTGGCGAGAGGGCACTCTTGACTGACGAAGAGTACATGCTCAAGCCGAAACGGGTCAAGATCAAAGGATATGTCCGCATAGAGACAAATTTGGGCGACCTCAATATCGAACTGTATCCGGAATACGCACCTCGCGCGGTATGGAACTTTACGAGATTGGCCCAGAAGGGCTATTATAAGGGTGTCACCTTCCACCGAAACATCAGAAACTTCATGCTCCAGGGAGGCGATCCTTCAGGCACAGGCAAGGGCGGCACCAGCATCTGGGGAAAGAACTTTGAAGACGAGTTCGACGGGCCTTTGACGCATGATGCTCGCGGCGTTCTTAGCATGGCAAACAAAGGCAAGAATACCAACTCAAGCCAGTTCTTCATCATCTATCGGCCAACGAAGCACCTGGACAACAAGCATACTGTATTTGGCAAGGTCGTTGGTGGGCTCGACGTGCTTTCCAAAATGGAAGACGTTCCCACTGACGGGTCCGACAGACCTTTGAACAAGATTGTCATAAAAGACGTGGTGGTCTATCTGGATCCGTTCCAAGAGTTCCTCAAGGAAAAGAGCGAGATCGAGAATCTGGAAAAGAAGAGGCAGGCAATAGCCTTGAGTGGAGGTACTGAAGACGACAAGACAACGTGGACGGGCAAGCGGATCCGAGCCGACGGCACTGTGGACAGTGGGAGTGCCGGAGCTGGCGTGGGCAAATACCTGAAGTCGCAGGGCTCCGCTGCTGCAGATACGGGGGCGGCCGACTTGGATACTTGGGAAGAACCGGCCAAGAAGAAGTTCAAAAGTGGCGGATTCGGCAATTTCGATAACTGGTGAGACATTGTGGCCGATTTAATGCTGATGTAGTTGAAGGCTATAGGACGAAGAAAAGACATGATACCCCTTTTGACCATCATACTGCGCATCCAAAGCTACTTGGATCTTCTGCGCACCATCTATGTATATGTCTATTGATACAAACGCAGCAAGCGAGTCAGCCACGCCTCACTAAGCTCTCCAGATCTAAACGATCAAGTCGGACGGTATATGTGTCTGTGGCATCCGATTCCAGGATACATCAGACCACGGAATATACACCTCCTTGTCCCGAACCATGAGTGCCACTCCATGAGCTTGCATCAACCCCGACTCTTCGAGTATCGCTTTCAGTCGGTCGACGACAAAGTCTTTGACTTCTTGCGTACAACACGATGAAACTCCAACCAAGTACAGCGGCCACACAATCGTGTTGCTTGCGGAAGCAAGGGTCATGAACCGCTCGGCATCGTTGCTGCGGCCCTTCGCGTAGGTTGGGTCTTGCAGAGTTGGGCCATTGAAAGACCTCGGGCCTGGCGGCGTTTCAGCCACGGACGACGGCGAAGACGACGATGCAGAAATCGAAGGAGATCGCACAATTCGAGACGGAGACTTCGTTACTGGTACAATGGCTGACGGtgagccgccgccgccgcctccaaaCAGAGCGTCTCTAAAATTGACAACGCCGAAATGTTGAGGAATGCTGGCCAACACATTTTCGCAAAGTTTCTCCAACAATTCGACAGACTTTGCCAGCTGTAATTTTGCCTCGTACGGCCAGAGCATAATGTGTTGACCTTGAAAGCATTTGAAAAGCTCTCCGAGGATGGTCTCGTGTACCATCATTCTTATCGATCGGACGCCGTTCCAAGTCGCAGCCAGCCCCAGCGTGGCGTATACATCACAGCGGTGACCATCGAAAACGGATGGGTGTGATGTCGCAAGCCTCACAGATCTGTATCTCCACGTTTCAGGCAAATCGGCAATGACATCGGCAAAGTCTTGATCGACGCTGGACAGTTGGTTGATGATATCGGCCGTTTGGTTAAGTTTCCCGCTGTTAATGTCGTACCGCAGCTGCATGACCTTATATATGGGACCAGATAATCGCCAGCCAGGATCAGTTCCGCCCGAAAGCATACCCAGCTGGTTCCGGAGGTCGATGAGAGACTGCGGCATGGGCATGTCTCTTTGCATACAGTTGATGAGGACGATCTGTGTCAGCATCATGAACATTCGTGCCCCCGCTCTAGTTGTGAACTGGCCGAGGCCTCGCATCTTGGCTAGAGCAGAGGCACCGTTGAGATGGTTTTGCCATGCTCTCACTGTCTGGTTGGTACGACCGCTCAACATTTCGTAGGTCCCCAACACGAGAATGGACAACATGGTGGTGTCCTTGACGGCTTCAACTGGGTCCCTTAGAGCATCATTTGTCATTTTGAGAGCGGCGCCGTAGCTCCGACGCGACCAGTCCATCATTTCTGCACACATTGTCAGGTGCGAAAGGCCTGCCAAGCCCACAGCAGCTATACTAGCCATCACGCCGTCCGCCTGTCGACTGGGCAGCATGCTGGCGGGGCGCCAGACATCAAAGATGAAGTCATAATTTTGATGGCAGGCATTCTCGTCCATGGAGACATAgcgagaaaagaaaaaggccGTGCCACGTTCCTGGTATGAGGGCGACAAAGAGTACAGAGGCCTTGCGCGTGGTGCCATTGACCAAGGCCCGTCTTCGTCGTCATCGCTatcggaggaggaggatgaccATTGGATCTGCCGTGGCCGATGCCTAATAGTCATATTCTGCATCGTGGTTTCCATGGGACGAGGTGGATACTGGCGCCGAACGCTGGGTCTCACGGCCGTTCCAGGAGGACTCGGATCGGAGCTGTCGTGGTCGGTGCTTGCTATTACATTTTCGGAGGACGATCCGGCACTCGAGGCCTGTGCATTCTTTAATCGACCCCTTGCCTTCGTTTTGGCAGCTTTTTTGATGACGTGTGAACTCTCATCTCGGAACATGAGGTCGACGAGGTTTCGGTAGCCAGGACATTGTTGCTGTCGCTTCTCACACTGACCACAGCCGGGCTCCTTTTGATCACACTGTTGGCATCGTCATTAGCCTAAAGTCAGAAGCCTCTCCCGCCGTCCGAGAAGACGTTGCCTCCCCGCCGACGTGCAAGAAACTTTTGGCAATCAACGACGAGGGCAGACCTAGCTGCACGAGTTGCGAAATGTCTACAACAAGGATAGGGAACTTACCCTGATCTTGCGCTCACGACAGTTGGAACAGCCTTTCGACGGCTTACCGCAGTAGACCATGCTGGAGACGCGGATATCTCTCCCAGAGCAGCCAAGAGGACCAGAAGGAAAAGATacaactaaaaaaaaagccacGATGCGAAGTTGAGAAAGGGCCAGTGTTGGGTTAAGAGCTGAGTAATGAGATGGATCGCTTCATGTGGGTGCCATGATCGGATCAGATCATGACACTGGATCTACTCCGTTATGCAATGGCGATCGAAGCGGGGAGGTGCGAGGCCAAGACGACTGGGCAGAAGATTTAATTTGGGGAGCAAACCGCGGGCAGCCCGATGGAAGAGGGGAgggcaaaaaaaaaacaagaCGGTCACATCCTCTCAACGGGAGAATCCTCCCTGGTCCTTTGGGGGGTCGAGAATGTGAGATGACGGACTGCGGCGGCGAGGAGGGGTGGCAGGTTGCCTTGATGTGGTCGATGGGGAGGGACAACGGCTGCAGTCTGCAATTGGACGTTGAACGTGTGAGTGGCACACGCTCGCACGCCTCGTTGTGTGCCTGAACCTGTgaaggtatccgtacggcgAGCCGCGAAAGGGTCTGGACGACTGAAGGATGAGTGTAGAGAGGAGATGTGGGGGAGTGAGGAGACAGAGAGTTGAGGAAAGTGAGTGAGATTGGAGactgagagtgagagtgagccTGAGCCTGGCCTCCTTCTCCCTCCCGTCTCCTGTAAGGACGGGGAGACGACCTGAGAGCGGGATGTGTGTGCGTTATCGCCTTAGTCGCCTCTTCTTCGCGGCACCGGCACGCCGCACCAGCAGCTGTCATCTTTTGGTTTGCAGCAGGCCAGCAGCAGAAGCACCTCACTTTCCGCGGGTTGCACTGTTGCGCATCGTCTTTTTGGCCGCGTCTAGGCCCTTTCGGAACAAACGACCGACCGGGGGCTTCGCGGGACTGGAACCCCTCGGAGGAGCTACTGCAGTGACGGACAGTTCGTGAGCGCCGAACTGGGGCCTCCTGGGGGTCTTCTGGAGCCCAGTTAGGTGCCGAGGTTTGATCCATATTGCGTTTTTATTGATCTTGTTCAGACTTTTTGTCACCGGTCCCAACGGTCGAGCAGCAAATTACAAACCATCCGTCCGCGGTCCGGGGTCCTGTTGCCGCCTTTCCGTGTTTCTCGAATCTCTCTCGGGAACAATCCAACGGCCGTCCCCGATCGACCATCGGTCCGCACGTACCCCTTCTATTCCGGCATTATCCTCTATTGTATTACAGTCTCTGTGactcgtcgtcgtcaacgCCAATTCCAGTCGAGACTTGAACGCGTGGAATGCCCTCAAGGAGAAGAGAGAGCGCATACGTACGAATCTTCGTACGAGTATCCGCATGTCGCCCATGTCACCTACGGGAATGGCTGCAGCTCGCGTGCGGCATGCATCGAATAGGGCTTCCAGCGGAGTTGAGGCCAGGGTTGGAATTGTTTTAGCTCCGCTTTCCCAGCCAAATGCCCAGCCCTTTTTCTACGAAATTAGTACGAATACGGCCTACTGTCGCCGGCTGCATGCTGATTTCTAACGGTCTCTCCCAATCCCGTTCTTCGTTCAATTCCGGTGGGATCcacgagaaagagagagaccgAAAGACAGCGGCTTACACCTGCATGACTGGCCCACTCCTTCGCTTCCTTCAAGTTCCCTCTGGGATTCTGCATTCTGCGGTGCCCGCCGAAAGGTGACTGGTCGCTTTCCGGGGCGGCACGCCGTGATCTGGCAATCTGTCGGGTTCGCTTCCCTGTCGCAGCTCCAGAGggtaaaagggctaaatcGAAAGCAAGCCCTGTCAACCATTTTCTTTGCTGTCAGAGGTGTCACCGCAGAAGAGACATGCGGATGCAAACCATCTGCCTACTATTGTGTCTATACTCTGTACCATTGATTGGGTATTCTCGGAGGCCTCGTCACCAGTGACCGGGTCCGAGTCGACCAAACGCTGCGTTTCCTCCCGCTGCATTGGTCTACTACTGCAGAAAAAAGCAACGGGCCCTGAATGTTGTCTAAGACACGGACAGACTATTCGTTCAAGTTTCAACAGCGATTACGCCGCCAGGATTGGTG from Colletotrichum lupini chromosome 2, complete sequence carries:
- a CDS encoding peptidyl-prolyl cis-trans isomerase-like 2 — its product is MGKNTDKLYITHSEWSSSDAYSASAGANVNSRSRGSFRRLPFNFCAASLQPFKNPVCTKDGTIFDVEIISSWLDKHNTNPVNGEPLNAKDLIKLNFSRNAETDSRSAGLSDGQGDLIDPVTFKVFTDNTHIVAIRHGTYANVFAWETVERMNIKAKNWQDLVDDEKFTRADIITLQDPQNAASRDLSQFKYLKDGEDAILSKEQEEERKNGNVNIDALGRIGDKVLRAKEAVEKARKERDGGADVNRSSGAVVKATSAAQRKSMVTEKKIPSNAAVYTNGRAAASFTSTGLTPETSGERALLTDEEYMLKPKRVKIKGYVRIETNLGDLNIELYPEYAPRAVWNFTRLAQKGYYKGVTFHRNIRNFMLQGGDPSGTGKGGTSIWGKNFEDEFDGPLTHDARGVLSMANKGKNTNSSQFFIIYRPTKHLDNKHTVFGKVVGGLDVLSKMEDVPTDGSDRPLNKIVIKDVVVYLDPFQEFLKEKSEIENLEKKRQAIALSGGTEDDKTTWTGKRIRADGTVDSGSAGAGVGKYLKSQGSAAADTGAADLDTWEEPAKKKFKSGGFGNFDNW